From a region of the Solanum stenotomum isolate F172 chromosome 2, ASM1918654v1, whole genome shotgun sequence genome:
- the LOC125856485 gene encoding NAC domain-containing protein 78-like, which yields MENLKEGFRFSPTDAEAVTFLLRFIARKLMNDSGFITTHVDTYSKQEPWDIYTHGVPCCNDDDDNDCSQYRFFITKLKKKSESRYSRDVGNKGSWKQQDKSKPVRKKGGPVIGYKKSMSYMNKGYYNKKNGDWLMKEYTLSEYLLDKFDKDCRDYVLCSIKKRTRTKEKLKLVNIVPQDLEDQSSAATVESTSFTEGLQGWGVEYMPQLELQNDMHEGTSNFVEPLSAPYTFEPTSMLDFDYQYLPADFDCLRSITA from the coding sequence ATGGAGAATTTGAAAGAGGGTTTCCGATTCAGTCCGACTGATGCAGAAGCTGTTACTTTCTTGTTGAGATTCATTGCTAGAAAATTGATGAATGATTCTGGATTCATCACTACTCATGTTGATACTTACAGTAAACAAGAACCATGGGATATTTACACTCATGGAGTACCCTGCTGTAATGACGATGACGACAATGACTGTAGTCAGTATCGCTTCTTCATcacaaaactcaagaaaaaaagCGAGTCAAGATATAGTCGTGATGTGGGAAACAAGGGCAGTTGGAAACAGCAAGACAAGAGCAAACCTGTTCGAAAGAAGGGCGGACCGGTGATTGGATACAAGAAGAGCATGTCTTATATGAATAAAGGCTATTATAACAAGAAAAATGGTGATTGGCTGATGAAGGAATACACTCTCTCTGAGTATCTTCTTGATAAATTTGACAAGGATTGCAGAGATTATGTTCTCTGTTCTATTAAGAAGAGAACTCGCACtaaagaaaaattgaagttgGTGAATATTGTTCCTCAAGATTTGGAAGACCAAAGCTCTGCGGCGACTGTTGAATCGACAAGTTTTACAGAGGGATTACAAGGATGGGGAGTGGAATATATGCCCCAATTAGAGTTGCAGAATGATATGCACGAGGGGACGAGCAACTTCGTTGAGCCATTATCAGCTCCTTATACTTTTGAACCCACGTCCATGCTAGATTTTGATTATCAATATTTACCTGCTGACTTTGATTGTCTAAGAAGCATTACTGCTTAA
- the LOC125855011 gene encoding dynamin-related protein 4C-like: MAYQNTNDCSSDSIEILDPKPLAVVASGVVHPPIVASFNDRIRPLLDCIDKLRHLNIMQEGIQLPTIVVVGDQSSGKSSVLESLAGISLPRGQGICTRVPLVMRLQNDPNITAPNLQLEYNNKSLPVDEIGIADAIILATDEIAGHGKGISNNPLTLVVKKNGVPDLTMVDLPGITRVAVQGQPEDIYEQVYDIIMKYIVPEESIILNVLSATVDFPTCESIRMSQKVDKTGERTLAVVTKADKAPEGLLEKVTADEVNIGLGYVCVRNRIGNESYEEARSDEQRLFSTHPLLSKIDKSMVSVPILAQKLVRIQASIISKCLPEIVRKINDRLAANLAELNRLPQHLTSVAEALTAFMRILSSSKDSLKKILLSGEFDEYPDDKEMHSAARIVEMLNQYSNELHSKNFEKADEFLMEEIMVLQETKGIGLPNFLPRAVFLNVLQRKVKEIAASPEDFVGKLWNYLELVVIIVLMYHCENYPQLQSSTRRAAQNLIAKKKNESVDWVREIIGMEKLTDYTCNPDYLTTYSKLMAQQHTFMEIMNDHGKYSMINLEGVGVIDVGHLRKHLDVVQQAFDLKMRMMAYWKIVLMRLVDSMALHIMFSIRNMINKEMENEIIQDLMAPHGGGIERMLDESPLVAEKRNRLKKSIKLLKESKEVVANIMDRISLYDDHESD, encoded by the coding sequence ATGGCTTACCAAAACACCAATGATTGCAGTTCTGATTCAATTGAAATTCTCGATCCAAAACCTCTTGCAGTAGTAGCTTCTGGTGTTGTTCATCCTCCTATTGTTGCATCTTTCAATGATAGAATTCGTCCACTTCTCGACTGTATAGACAAGCTCCGTCATCTTAACATAATGCAAGAAGGTATCCAACTCCCAACGATCGTAGTAGTCGGGGATCAATCTTCTGGAAAGTCCAGTGTTCTTGAATCTCTTGCTGGGATCAGTCTTCCTAGAGGACAAGGCATTTGCACCAGGGTACCTCTTGTTATGAGGCTGCAGAATGATCCAAACATCACTGCACCAAATCTTCAGTTGGAGTACAACAACAAGTCACTCCCTGTTGATGAAATTGGCATTGCAGATGCTATCATTCTTGCTACTGATGAAATTGCTGGACATGGTAAAGGTATATCTAACAACCCTTTAACATTagtagttaaaaaaaatggtgtCCCTGATTTGACCATGGTGGATTTACCTGGTATTACTAGAGTTGCTGTACAAGGACAACCTGAAGACATTTATGAACAAGTTTATGATATTATTATGAAATACATAGTCCCTGAAGAAAGCATAATCTTGAATGTTTTATCAGCTACTGTTGATTTCCCTACTTGTGAGTCTATTAGAATGTCTCAGAAAGTGGACAAAACAGGAGAAAGGACTCTGGCTGTTGTGACAAAAGCTGATAAAGCCCCTGAAGGGCTGCTTGAAAAGGTTACTGCTGATGAAGTGAATATAGGGCTTGGCTATGTTTGTGTGAGGAATAGAATTGGGAATGAGTCTTATGAAGAAGCTAGGAGTGATGAGCAAAGGCTTTTTTCAACTCATCCACTTCTGTCCAAGATTGATAAATCGATGGTTAGCGTTCCTATTTTGGCACAAAAGCTGGTGCGTATTCAAGCAAGCATCATTTCAAAATGCTTGCCTGAAATTGTGAGGAAGATCAATGATAGACTTGCTGCCAATCTTGCTGAACTCAACAGGCTTCCTCAACATCTAACTTCTGTAGCTGAAGCTCTGACGGCATTTATGCGCATTCTGAGTTCATCAAAGGATTCATTGAAGAAAATTCTTCTAAGTGGGGAGTTTGATGAGTATCCTGATGATAAAGAAATGCACTCTGCAGCTAGAATTGTTGAAATGCTTAATCAATACTCTAATGAGCTGCATTCCAAGAATTTTGAGAAAGCGGATGAATTCTTGATGGAAGAGATCATGGTTTTACAGGAAACAAAAGGGATTGGATTGCCAAACTTCCTTCCTCGAGCTGTTTTCCTTAATGTTTTGCAGAGAAAAGTGAAGGAAATTGCCGCCTCTCCAGAGGATTTTGTGGGGAAACTGTGGAATTACTTAGAGCTAGTTGTTATCATAGTTTTAATGTATCATTGTGAGAACTATCCTCAGCTTCAGTCTTCTACTAGAAGAGCAGCCCAAAACTTGATTGCCAAGAAAAAGAATGAATCAGTTGATTGGGTAAGGGAAATCATCGGGATGGAAAAGCTGACTGATTACACTTGTAATCCTGACTATTTAACTACTTATAGTAAGCTCATGGCTCAACAACACACGTTCATGGAGATCATGAATGATCATGGGAAGTACTCCATGATAAACCTTGAAGGAGTAGGAGTAATCGACGTTGGTCATTTGAGGAAGCATCTAGATGTGGTGCAACAGGCTTTCGATTTGAAGATGAGAATGATGGCCTACTGGAAAATTGTGCTAATGAGGCTGGTGGATTCTATGGCCTTGCACATAATGTTCAGCATTCGAAACATGATTAATAAGGAGATGGAAAACGAGATCATTCAGGATCTGATGGCACCACATGGTGGTGGAATTGAAAGAATGCTTGACGAGTCGCCCTTGGTTGCTGAAAAACGCAATAGGCTCAAAAAGAGTATCAAGCTGCTCAAGGAGTCCAAAGAGGTGGTGGCCAATATCATGGACAGGATTTCACTTTATGATGATCATGAAAGTGACTAA
- the LOC125856519 gene encoding probable choline kinase 1: MAVKTNGVVDGILPEELMKLLLSLATKWGDGLDLKNLKVHHLSGAMTNEVYRISWPTKNENVLRRVLVRMYGEGVDRFFNRDEEIRTFECLSKKGQGPKLLGQFANGRVEEFIHARTLSAEDLRDSEISSLIAAKLREFHNLDMPGSKNVLLWDRLRKWLNEAKGLCSPEHLKEFSLGNLDKEISLLEKELPIESHDIAFCHNDMQYGNIMIDDKTKAVTIIDYEYGGYNPIAYDFANHFCEMTANYHTDTPHIMHFNTYPDLEERQRFVRAYLSSSGNQPSDEEVKKLVDEAEKYTLANHLFWGLWGVISAYVNNIEFDYMEYARGRFKQYWLRKPELLGASDDLLHVDGSAEPIHISPQ, translated from the exons ATGGCGGTGAAGACTAATGGAGTTGTTGATGGTATTTTGCCGGAGGAATTGATGAAATTGCTCTTATCATTAGCTACAAAATGGGGGGATGGGTTAGATCTAAAGAACTTGAAAGTTCATCATTTGAGTGGTGCTATGACTAATGAGGTTTATAGGATAAGTTGGCCTACTAAGAACGAAAACGTCCTGAGGAGAGTTTTGGTTCGAATGTATGGTGAAGGAGTAGATCGTTTTTTCAATAGGGATGAAGAGATTAGAACTTTTGAATGCTTGTCAAAGAAGGGTCAAGGACCTAAGCTTCTTGGTCAATTTGCAAATGGTAGAGTTGAGGAGTTCATTCATGCAAGG ACACTGTCTGCTGAAGATCTTCGTGACTCGGAGATCTCTTCTTTGATAGCTGCAAAACTGAGGGAGTTTCATAACCTTGACATGCCTGGTTCAAAGAATGTCCTTCTATGGGACCGTCTCAG AAAGTGGCTAAATGAGGCGAAGGGTTTGTGCTCTCCTGAACATCTAAAGGAGTTCTCTTTAGGTAATCTGGACAAGGAAATCAGCTTATTGGAGAAGGAACTGCCAATAGAGTCTCATGACATTGCATTTTGTCACAATGATATGCAGTATGGTAACATAATGATTGACGATAAAACGAAGGCTGTTACTATCATT GACTATGAATACGGCGGTTATAATCCAATTGCTTATGACTTTGCGAACCACTTCTGTGAAATGACTGCAAATTATCATACTGATACCCCTCATATCATGCACTTCAATACTTACCCTG ATTTAGAGGAGCGACAGCGATTTGTACGTGCATATCTCAGTTCTTCAG GCAATCAACCAAGTGATGAGGAAGTAAAGAAACTTGTTGACGAAGCAGAGAAATATACGCTTGCAAATCACTTGTTCTGGGGATTGTGGGGAGTCATCTCG GCATATGTTAACAACATCGAGTTTGACTACATGGAGTACGCGAGGGGAAGGTTCAAGCAGTACTGGTTGAGAAAACCCGAACTCTTAGGTGCTTCAGACGACTTGTTACATGTTGATGGTTCAGCTGAACCAATTCACATTTCTCCGCAATAG